The following coding sequences are from one Buchnera aphidicola (Nippolachnus piri) window:
- the tilS gene encoding tRNA lysidine(34) synthetase TilS, producing MIKKIFQKYPQFKKFLIAFSGGIDSTVLLNEFFLYQKKYKNIKIRAVYINHNLSETSKIQQNYCKKFCIKKKIPFILVSIFLKNTQKYGLEASARISRYEIFKTLLKQKEILLTAHHLNDQCETFFLALKRKSGILGLSGIKFLTKFFHTYLMRPFLTFSKKKIFKIAYKNKLLWIEDKTNTDLKYERNFIRHKILPIFQKKWKYFLQNCTTSIHILSIEQKIFYKILKKKLKKYLIQNQYLSIKKFSKLSKNFQNSLLKIWLHQKIKKSPPQHLIENIQKKFLKNSNFIQKKIIFKKFLIYNKKNFLIFTCYIPNIKNIILFWKIKRKNLKLPKNLGYLKISKIKKYKFSKCPFKNTLINIKFTIENDFYILGNSKKKNIKDIWQDYNIPLEMRHKIPLIFYNKKLICGVGFFYCQNFSKKKYHHIYYSWYSLIKKKKSLKNHKKIYQIQHIKYF from the coding sequence TTGATTAAAAAAATATTTCAAAAATATCCTCAATTTAAAAAATTTTTAATAGCTTTTAGCGGAGGAATAGATTCAACTGTTTTATTAAATGAATTTTTTTTATATCAAAAAAAATATAAAAATATTAAAATCAGAGCAGTTTATATTAATCATAATTTATCAGAAACTTCTAAAATTCAACAAAATTATTGTAAAAAATTTTGTATTAAAAAAAAAATTCCATTTATTTTAGTATCCATTTTTTTAAAAAATACTCAAAAATATGGATTAGAAGCAAGTGCTCGTATTTCTAGATATGAAATTTTCAAAACATTACTTAAACAAAAAGAAATTTTATTAACTGCTCATCATCTTAATGATCAATGTGAAACTTTTTTTTTAGCATTAAAAAGAAAAAGCGGTATCTTAGGGTTATCAGGTATTAAATTTTTAACAAAATTTTTTCATACATACTTAATGAGACCTTTTTTAACATTTTCTAAAAAAAAAATTTTTAAAATTGCATATAAAAATAAATTATTATGGATAGAAGATAAAACAAATACAGATTTAAAATACGAAAGAAATTTTATTAGACATAAAATTTTGCCTATTTTTCAAAAAAAATGGAAATATTTTCTACAAAATTGTACTACTAGTATTCATATTTTAAGTATTGAACAAAAAATTTTTTATAAAATTTTAAAAAAAAAACTAAAAAAATATTTAATTCAAAATCAATATTTATCAATTAAAAAATTTTCAAAATTATCAAAAAATTTTCAAAATTCTTTATTAAAAATTTGGCTTCATCAAAAAATTAAAAAATCTCCCCCACAACACTTAATTGAAAATATTCAAAAAAAATTTTTAAAAAATTCAAATTTTATTCAAAAAAAAATTATTTTTAAAAAATTTTTAATTTATAATAAAAAAAATTTTTTAATTTTTACATGTTATATTCCAAATATCAAAAATATAATTTTATTTTGGAAAATTAAAAGAAAAAATTTAAAATTACCAAAAAATTTAGGGTATTTAAAAATTTCTAAAATTAAAAAATATAAATTTTCTAAATGCCCATTTAAAAATACACTTATAAATATAAAATTTACTATAGAAAATGATTTTTATATTTTAGGAAATTCTAAAAAAAAAAATATTAAAGATATTTGGCAAGATTATAATATTCCTTTAGAAATGAGACATAAAATTCCATTAATATTTTATAATAAAAAATTAATTTGTGGAGTAGGTTTTTTTTATTGTCAAAATTTTTCTAAAAAAAAATATCATCATATTTATTATTCATGGTATTCTTTAATTAAAAAAAAAAAATCTTTAAAAAATCATAAAAAAATTTATCAAATTCAACATATCAAATATTTTTAA
- the nth gene encoding endonuclease III produces MNKKKRLSILSALEKQCYSPQSELKYSTNFQLLISVILSARTTDKNVNRVTKKLFKIAPSPLELCLLGEKKIIEIIHSLGLYKKKSQYLYQVSRIILYKYFNNFPNTLFKLLKLPGVGRKTANIILNKIFEKNTIAVDVHVFRICNRTNFVSGKTYKDVELKLKRIVPWRFQSRFHDWLVLHGRYVCKSRFPKCKICILKKFCEYSKKIL; encoded by the coding sequence ATGAATAAAAAAAAAAGATTATCTATTTTATCTGCTTTAGAAAAACAGTGTTATTCTCCTCAATCAGAATTAAAATATTCTACTAATTTTCAATTATTAATTTCTGTAATTTTATCAGCTAGAACTACGGATAAAAATGTAAATCGCGTTACAAAAAAATTATTTAAAATTGCACCTTCTCCATTAGAATTATGTTTATTAGGAGAAAAAAAAATTATAGAAATTATTCATTCTTTGGGTTTATATAAAAAAAAATCTCAATATTTATATCAAGTTTCTAGAATTATTTTATATAAATATTTTAATAATTTTCCTAATACTTTATTTAAATTATTAAAATTGCCAGGAGTAGGACGTAAAACGGCGAATATTATATTAAATAAAATTTTTGAAAAAAATACAATTGCAGTTGATGTTCATGTGTTTAGGATATGTAATAGGACCAATTTTGTTTCAGGGAAAACATATAAAGATGTAGAATTAAAATTAAAACGTATCGTACCTTGGAGATTTCAATCTCGTTTTCATGATTGGTTAGTTTTACATGGTCGTTATGTATGTAAATCTAGATTTCCGAAATGTAAAATTTGTATTTTAAAAAAATTTTGCGAATATTCAAAAAAAATATTATAA
- the tyrS gene encoding tyrosine--tRNA ligase yields the protein MLHNYDCINFLKKKGLIFQLSNENSLKNYMFQKKIFLYCGFDPTAESLHIGHLLPIICLKIFQKYGHTPYIVLGGGTCIIGDPSFQKGLRQKISLNIIKMNQKSIKKQLSFFLPKKNIFNSVKFLNNFDWFKNMTFFSFLENFGKYFSVNSMINRDCVKKRLNNHNLGLSFAEFSYTLLQAYDFYYLYKNYGIILQIGGSDQWGNMISGIHLINKIFKKQVFSLTVPLFTKKNGEKFGKSETGTIWLDSQKTSPYSFYQYWRNIPDEMVDKALQLFVIFGITTKFFISKADIDSKNIIEKKILLAETMTLFVHGDYCLIAVQRIICCLFNSNSLLSLTEKDFLQLLQDGIPSYTCVKFCSLPELLVKIELAPSRYQARVMILSGAIQINRKIEKNINFFFSKQDIFFKKYTLICRGKKNYILIHWII from the coding sequence ATGTTACATAATTATGACTGTATAAATTTTTTAAAGAAAAAAGGGTTGATTTTTCAGCTTTCAAATGAAAATAGTCTAAAAAATTATATGTTTCAAAAAAAAATTTTTTTATATTGTGGATTTGATCCAACTGCAGAAAGTTTGCATATAGGGCATTTATTACCTATTATTTGTTTAAAAATTTTTCAGAAATATGGACATACTCCTTATATAGTATTAGGAGGAGGTACTTGTATTATTGGAGATCCTAGTTTTCAAAAAGGTTTACGTCAAAAAATATCTTTAAATATTATTAAAATGAATCAAAAAAGCATTAAAAAACAATTATCTTTTTTTTTACCTAAAAAAAATATTTTTAATAGTGTAAAATTTTTAAATAATTTTGATTGGTTTAAAAATATGACTTTTTTTTCTTTTTTAGAAAATTTTGGAAAATATTTTTCGGTAAATTCTATGATTAATAGAGATTGTGTTAAAAAGAGATTAAATAATCATAATTTAGGTTTATCGTTTGCAGAATTTTCTTATACTTTATTACAAGCCTATGATTTTTATTATTTATACAAAAATTATGGAATTATTTTGCAAATAGGAGGATCAGATCAATGGGGAAATATGATTTCTGGTATTCATTTAATAAATAAAATTTTCAAAAAACAAGTTTTTAGTTTAACTGTGCCATTATTTACTAAAAAAAATGGAGAAAAATTTGGAAAATCAGAAACAGGAACTATTTGGTTAGATTCTCAAAAAACCAGTCCTTATTCTTTTTATCAATATTGGAGAAATATTCCAGATGAAATGGTAGATAAAGCTTTACAATTATTTGTAATATTTGGTATCACTACAAAATTTTTTATTTCAAAAGCAGATATAGATTCAAAAAATATTATTGAAAAAAAAATATTATTGGCTGAAACTATGACTTTATTTGTACATGGAGATTATTGTTTAATAGCAGTTCAAAGAATTATATGTTGTTTATTTAATTCTAACAGTTTATTGAGTTTAACTGAAAAAGATTTTTTACAATTATTACAAGATGGTATTCCGTCTTATACTTGTGTAAAGTTTTGTTCATTACCTGAATTATTAGTTAAAATTGAGTTAGCCCCATCCAGATATCAAGCAAGAGTTATGATTCTTTCGGGGGCTATACAAATTAATCGAAAAATTGAAAAAAATATAAATTTTTTTTTTTCTAAGCAAGATATTTTTTTTAAAAAATATACTTTAATATGTAGAGGTAAAAAAAATTATATTTTAATACATTGGATAATATGA
- a CDS encoding iron-sulfur cluster assembly accessory protein — protein sequence MKINTLKNKYNIYLTKSATKQLLYLLEKNNTAKGIQITIKKTGCAGFKYHLSLITQIFKKDIKIFKKKIKFYIPKKWILYIQNITIDYLKKGLNSIFIFKNSKTKNLCGCGESFQI from the coding sequence ATGAAAATTAATACTTTAAAAAATAAATATAATATATATCTTACAAAAAGCGCAACAAAACAGCTTTTATATTTATTAGAAAAAAATAATACCGCTAAAGGAATACAAATAACAATTAAAAAAACAGGATGTGCAGGATTTAAATATCATCTAAGTTTAATTACTCAAATTTTTAAAAAAGATATTAAAATTTTTAAAAAAAAAATTAAATTTTATATTCCTAAAAAATGGATCTTATATATTCAAAATATAACAATTGATTATTTAAAAAAAGGACTTAATTCCATATTTATTTTTAAAAATTCAAAAACAAAAAATTTATGTGGTTGTGGAGAAAGTTTTCAAATTTAA
- the ydiK gene encoding AI-2E family transporter YdiK gives MYNFKDKMDLPKTTFLLMFIFSMIVISFYILKPFIIGFLWSGMIVIATWSIFLKIQFFFKGNKSVSAFFMTFFLLIFFICPIFYLINSCIENCLPILKWFSAKHFQLPNLYILNNIPYIGQKLYINYQKILNTGGRSILHYIRPYFGSTTEFFITKLNYFTNFFLHLFLMLIFSFFLYLHGEKVSNMLRHFAFRLGSTSGDAVVLLAGRAIRSVALGVVITSLVQGVLSIIGLSISGIPFSSVLLVPIILFSLLQIGPLPILLPSVIWLYWMNYPIKGTILLIWSLIICILDNVLRTFLIRLGVDFPVLLLLAGIIGGVVSFGLIGLFIGPVVLVISYRLIVIWMNESPISRNKYKSITKNIIKKYHEY, from the coding sequence ATGTATAATTTTAAAGATAAGATGGATTTACCTAAAACTACATTTTTATTAATGTTTATTTTTTCAATGATAGTTATTAGTTTTTATATTTTAAAGCCCTTTATTATTGGATTTTTGTGGTCTGGAATGATTGTTATTGCGACTTGGTCTATATTTTTAAAAATTCAGTTTTTTTTTAAGGGAAATAAAAGTGTATCTGCTTTTTTTATGACTTTTTTTTTATTAATATTTTTTATTTGTCCTATTTTTTATTTGATAAATTCTTGTATAGAAAATTGTTTACCAATATTAAAATGGTTTAGTGCAAAACATTTTCAATTACCAAATTTATATATTTTAAATAATATCCCATATATTGGGCAAAAATTATATATTAATTATCAAAAAATTTTAAATACTGGCGGAAGATCTATTTTACATTATATTCGTCCTTATTTTGGCAGTACTACAGAATTTTTTATTACAAAATTAAATTATTTTACGAATTTTTTTTTACATTTATTTTTAATGTTAATTTTTAGTTTTTTTTTATATTTACATGGTGAAAAAGTTTCCAATATGTTACGTCATTTTGCATTTAGATTAGGTTCTACTTCAGGTGATGCGGTAGTGTTATTAGCAGGACGAGCTATTCGATCAGTAGCTTTAGGAGTAGTTATTACTTCATTAGTTCAAGGAGTTTTAAGTATTATAGGTTTGTCGATTTCTGGAATTCCTTTTTCTTCTGTTTTACTTGTTCCGATAATTTTATTTAGTTTATTACAAATAGGCCCTTTACCTATTTTGTTACCTTCTGTTATTTGGTTATATTGGATGAATTATCCGATTAAAGGTACGATTTTATTGATTTGGAGTTTAATAATCTGTATATTAGACAATGTATTACGTACTTTTTTAATTCGTTTAGGAGTTGATTTTCCTGTATTATTATTATTAGCTGGAATAATTGGGGGTGTTGTGTCTTTCGGATTAATAGGTTTATTTATTGGTCCAGTTGTTTTAGTTATTTCTTATCGTTTAATAGTAATATGGATGAATGAATCTCCTATTTCAAGAAATAAATATAAAAGTATTACGAAAAATATTATAAAAAAATATCATGAATATTAG
- a CDS encoding 3-deoxy-7-phosphoheptulonate synthase — protein MKNIDNLNIFKMEPLITRKKLLKKYPVTKFVRNLIIQTRRNIKNILLGKDKRLLVIIGPCSLHNVESSIEYAKKLYELRKKFSSRLEIVMRTYFEKPRTVIGWKGLITDPYLDGSLKINDGLEISRNLLLKINMLGMPAATEFLDMVISHFLTDLISWGAIGARTTESQIHREMASSLLCPIGFKNGTDGNINIAIDAIRASKRMHLFLNSDENGIMNINYTLGNTISHIIMRGGKIPNYYSVNLKDAVQQLNSFKLPPYLMVDFSHSNSLKNYKRQLDVAESIMKQITDGANYISGVMIESFLKEGSQNISDTKNLKYGISITDACLGWQDSEYLLSNLFRALKIRF, from the coding sequence ATGAAAAATATTGATAATTTAAATATTTTTAAAATGGAACCTTTAATTACGCGTAAAAAATTACTCAAGAAATATCCAGTTACAAAATTTGTAAGAAATTTAATTATACAAACGCGTAGAAATATTAAAAATATTTTATTAGGAAAAGATAAGAGATTATTAGTAATTATTGGTCCATGTTCTTTACATAATGTAGAATCATCTATTGAATATGCAAAGAAATTATATGAATTGCGTAAAAAATTTTCTTCTCGATTAGAGATCGTAATGCGGACATATTTCGAAAAACCAAGAACTGTAATAGGTTGGAAAGGTTTAATTACAGATCCATATTTAGATGGGAGTTTAAAAATTAATGATGGTTTAGAAATTTCTAGAAATTTATTATTAAAAATTAATATGTTAGGGATGCCTGCAGCAACAGAATTTTTAGATATGGTAATTAGTCATTTTTTAACAGATTTAATAAGTTGGGGAGCTATTGGAGCTCGTACTACTGAAAGTCAAATACATCGCGAAATGGCTTCTTCTTTATTATGTCCTATTGGATTTAAAAATGGAACAGATGGAAATATTAATATTGCAATTGATGCAATTCGTGCCTCAAAAAGAATGCATTTATTTCTTAATTCTGATGAAAATGGGATAATGAATATTAATTATACTTTAGGTAATACTATATCGCATATTATTATGCGGGGAGGAAAAATACCAAATTATTATTCTGTAAATTTAAAAGATGCTGTACAACAATTAAATAGTTTTAAATTACCTCCATATTTAATGGTAGATTTTAGTCATTCTAATTCATTAAAAAATTATAAACGTCAATTAGATGTAGCTGAATCGATAATGAAACAAATAACCGATGGTGCAAATTATATTTCTGGAGTCATGATAGAAAGTTTTTTAAAAGAAGGTTCTCAAAATATTTCTGATACAAAAAATTTAAAATATGGAATTTCTATTACAGATGCATGTTTAGGTTGGCAAGATAGTGAGTACCTTTTAAGTAATTTATTTCGAGCTTTAAAAATTCGTTTTTAA
- the thrS gene encoding threonine--tRNA ligase, translated as MPIITFSTGIKKKYYKSVFLKKIVKDISKKTHIKYIAGYVNDILVNLDFLITKDVNVILISENDKIFLKKIRISCMQLLNYAVTELWPQIKKTNGVLTEDGFYCDFDSSEFFLKKEDLLLITKKMIFLLSQKYNIFFKKVSKKKFLKKLDERQEMYQSILIKENISLSDKIFVYFHQNYSEECHELQVSNIYFCKNFFLKDISGAYWKNDSKNKMLQRIHVVVWSSSNMLLKYKQKLLKLEKRDHRKLSKRLDLYHIQKDSPGMVFWHPNGYILFRQLENFIRVQLLKFSYQEVKSPFILNKTLWEKSGHLENFKKSIFITQSEHQIYCIKPMNCPGHVEIFKKKIRTYKDLPLRMSEFGSCHRKEPSGALHGLMRVRNFTQDDAHIFCRRTQIKKELNNCIDLILNTYKIFGFKKISIKFSTRPKKSIGNTILWNQAENDLKCVLMEKKIFFEIQKGEGAFYGPKIEISLEDSLQRIWQCGTIQLDFNLSKRLNAFYINKNNVRIAPIIIHRAILGSMERFIGILIEEYQGKFPLWLSPIQLVVLIISTKHKEYAKKFCKKCTFYGIRYIFDTSKINLNLKIKKYVMQYIPYIVIFGDKEILNNLITIRKRESSVLYTKKIKVFLKELSEKIITYDRS; from the coding sequence ATGCCCATTATTACTTTTTCTACGGGAATTAAAAAAAAATATTATAAGAGTGTTTTTTTAAAAAAAATTGTAAAAGATATTTCTAAAAAAACACATATAAAGTATATTGCTGGATATGTGAATGATATTTTAGTAAATTTAGATTTTTTAATTACGAAAGACGTAAATGTAATTTTAATTTCTGAAAATGATAAAATTTTTTTAAAAAAAATTCGTATTTCGTGTATGCAATTATTAAATTATGCTGTTACAGAACTTTGGCCGCAGATAAAAAAAACGAATGGAGTACTAACAGAAGATGGATTTTATTGTGATTTTGATAGTTCAGAGTTTTTTTTGAAAAAAGAAGATTTATTATTGATTACTAAAAAAATGATATTTCTTTTATCACAAAAATATAATATTTTTTTTAAAAAAGTTTCAAAAAAAAAATTTTTAAAAAAATTAGATGAAAGACAAGAAATGTATCAAAGTATTTTAATTAAAGAAAATATTTCGCTTTCTGACAAAATTTTTGTATATTTTCATCAGAATTATTCTGAAGAATGTCATGAATTACAAGTATCTAATATATATTTTTGTAAAAATTTTTTTTTAAAAGATATTTCTGGAGCATATTGGAAAAATGATAGTAAAAATAAAATGTTGCAACGGATTCATGTAGTAGTCTGGTCTTCATCAAATATGTTGTTGAAATATAAACAAAAATTATTAAAATTAGAAAAACGAGATCATAGGAAATTATCTAAAAGATTAGATTTGTATCATATTCAAAAAGATTCTCCAGGTATGGTATTTTGGCATCCTAATGGTTATATACTTTTTAGACAATTAGAAAATTTTATTCGTGTTCAATTATTAAAATTTTCTTATCAAGAAGTTAAAAGTCCATTTATTTTAAATAAAACATTATGGGAAAAAAGCGGTCATTTAGAAAATTTTAAAAAATCAATATTTATAACTCAATCAGAACATCAAATCTATTGTATTAAACCTATGAATTGTCCTGGTCATGTTGAAATTTTTAAAAAAAAAATAAGGACATATAAAGATTTACCATTACGAATGTCTGAATTTGGTAGTTGCCATCGTAAAGAACCTTCTGGGGCATTACATGGTTTAATGCGTGTTCGTAATTTTACTCAAGATGATGCTCATATATTTTGTAGACGTACTCAAATTAAAAAAGAATTAAATAATTGCATTGATTTGATTTTAAATACATATAAAATTTTTGGGTTTAAAAAAATTTCTATAAAATTTTCTACAAGACCTAAAAAAAGTATTGGAAATACTATTCTTTGGAATCAAGCAGAAAATGATCTTAAATGTGTTTTAATGGAAAAAAAAATTTTTTTTGAAATACAAAAAGGTGAAGGGGCTTTTTATGGGCCAAAAATTGAAATATCTTTAGAAGATAGTTTACAGAGAATTTGGCAATGCGGCACAATACAATTGGATTTTAATTTGTCTAAACGATTAAATGCTTTTTATATTAATAAAAATAATGTACGTATAGCGCCTATTATTATACATCGAGCTATTTTGGGATCTATGGAGCGTTTTATTGGAATTTTAATTGAAGAATATCAGGGAAAGTTTCCTTTATGGTTATCTCCGATTCAGCTTGTTGTTTTAATTATTTCGACAAAACATAAAGAATATGCAAAAAAATTTTGTAAAAAGTGTACTTTTTATGGGATACGGTATATTTTTGATACTAGTAAAATAAATTTAAATTTAAAAATAAAAAAATATGTAATGCAATATATTCCTTATATTGTTATTTTTGGGGATAAAGAGATTTTAAATAATTTAATTACTATTCGAAAACGTGAAAGTAGTGTGTTATATACAAAAAAAATTAAAGTATTTTTAAAAGAATTGTCAGAAAAAATTATTACTTATGATAGATCTTAA
- the infC gene encoding translation initiation factor IF-3, with amino-acid sequence MKFGKKTQVIRSHRINEEIFASKVRLTNLEGAQIGIFSLKAALIQAHNFGVDLVEISPNANPPVCRLMDYGKFLYEKNKAAKKQKKRQKIILLKEVKFRPSTQESDYQVKLRNLIRFLEEGHKVKITLRFRGREMAHQNLGINLLKRVEKDLKILSIIEYFPTKIEGRQMIMLVAPKKKY; translated from the coding sequence ATTAAATTCGGAAAAAAAACTCAAGTAATTCGTTCTCATCGTATTAATGAAGAAATTTTTGCTTCAAAAGTACGTTTGACAAATTTGGAAGGTGCGCAAATTGGAATTTTTTCTTTAAAAGCAGCTTTAATTCAAGCTCATAATTTTGGTGTAGATTTAGTAGAAATAAGTCCTAATGCTAATCCTCCAGTTTGTCGGTTAATGGATTACGGAAAATTTTTATATGAAAAAAATAAAGCAGCCAAAAAACAAAAAAAACGACAAAAAATTATTTTACTTAAGGAAGTCAAATTTCGTCCTAGTACACAAGAAAGTGATTATCAAGTAAAATTACGAAATTTAATTCGTTTTTTAGAAGAAGGTCATAAAGTCAAAATTACATTAAGATTTAGAGGTCGTGAAATGGCACATCAAAATCTTGGTATAAATCTTTTAAAACGAGTTGAAAAAGATTTAAAAATTTTATCTATTATTGAATATTTTCCTACTAAAATTGAAGGTCGTCAAATGATTATGTTAGTAGCTCCTAAAAAAAAATATTAA
- the rpmI gene encoding 50S ribosomal protein L35, protein MPKIKTVRSIFKRFKKISLGRLKRKQANLRHILTKKTTQRKRHLRRKILVKIVDQKRILLCLPYV, encoded by the coding sequence ATGCCTAAGATTAAAACTGTACGTAGTATTTTTAAGAGATTTAAGAAAATTTCTTTAGGACGTTTAAAACGTAAACAAGCAAATTTAAGGCATATTTTAACTAAAAAAACAACTCAGAGAAAACGTCATTTAAGACGAAAAATTTTAGTAAAGATTGTAGATCAGAAAAGAATTTTATTATGTTTACCATATGTATAG
- the rplT gene encoding 50S ribosomal protein L20 has product MARVKRGVTAHARHKKILKQAKGYYGARSRVYRVAKQSVIKAGQYAYRDRRQKKREFRKLWIIRINAAVNFYNLSYSQFMYGLKKIYVLVNRKILSDLAIFHKNDFLLLVKKVQVFLNHS; this is encoded by the coding sequence ATGGCTCGTGTTAAACGAGGAGTAACAGCGCATGCTAGACATAAAAAAATTTTAAAACAAGCAAAAGGATATTATGGAGCTCGATCTCGAGTATATAGAGTCGCAAAACAATCTGTAATTAAAGCCGGTCAATATGCTTATAGGGATAGACGGCAAAAAAAAAGAGAATTTAGAAAATTATGGATCATTCGTATTAATGCTGCTGTAAATTTTTATAATTTATCTTATAGTCAATTTATGTATGGTTTAAAAAAAATATATGTTTTAGTCAATAGAAAAATTTTGTCAGATTTAGCTATTTTTCATAAAAATGATTTTTTGTTATTAGTTAAAAAAGTACAGGTTTTTTTAAATCATTCTTAA
- the pheS gene encoding phenylalanine--tRNA ligase subunit alpha — protein MKSLKELSIVFKNIFKEFKQELHNIHNLQKVDYCKSKYLGKKSVLIQYFKKIKKFSVEIKKKYSFILNNFKQKILENILIKKKDIKRKILENKKNIIQYDVSLPGRRIETGSLHPVTIIIQKILSFFLKMGFISLEGPEIEDEYHNFDALNIPQNHPSKNFSDTFWFDSNRLLRTQTSSMQIRALEKYEVPFRIVIPGKVYRYDLDSTHTPMFHQIEGLIIEPLISFTNLKWFLNLFLQDIFSTDIKTRFRNSYFPFTMPSLEMDIQNSEGSWLEILGGGIVHPNVLKKFNINSEKYSACAFGIGVERIAMLKYNISDIRYFFENNINFLKQFKKE, from the coding sequence ATGAAGTCTCTAAAAGAACTGAGTATAGTTTTTAAGAATATTTTTAAAGAATTTAAACAAGAATTACATAATATTCATAATTTACAGAAAGTAGATTATTGTAAGTCTAAATATTTAGGGAAAAAAAGTGTTTTGATTCAGTATTTTAAAAAGATAAAAAAATTTTCTGTTGAAATTAAAAAAAAATATAGTTTTATATTAAATAATTTTAAGCAAAAAATTTTAGAAAATATTTTAATAAAAAAAAAAGATATTAAAAGAAAAATTTTAGAAAATAAAAAAAATATAATACAATACGATGTTTCTTTACCGGGACGTCGTATAGAAACTGGTAGTTTACATCCTGTAACTATTATTATTCAAAAAATTTTAAGTTTTTTTTTAAAAATGGGTTTTATAAGTTTAGAAGGCCCAGAAATTGAAGATGAATATCATAATTTCGATGCTTTAAATATTCCTCAGAATCATCCTTCTAAAAATTTTAGTGATACATTTTGGTTCGATTCAAATCGTTTATTACGCACTCAGACTTCTAGTATGCAAATTCGAGCTTTAGAAAAATATGAAGTGCCTTTTCGAATTGTTATTCCAGGAAAAGTATATCGTTATGATTTAGATTCTACGCATACCCCTATGTTTCATCAAATAGAGGGATTGATAATTGAACCTTTAATTTCATTTACAAATTTAAAATGGTTTTTAAATTTATTTTTACAAGATATTTTTTCTACTGATATTAAAACTCGATTTCGTAATTCTTATTTTCCTTTTACAATGCCTTCATTAGAAATGGATATTCAAAATTCTGAAGGTAGTTGGTTAGAAATTTTAGGTGGAGGTATAGTACATCCAAATGTTTTAAAAAAATTTAATATAAATTCAGAAAAATATTCTGCATGTGCTTTTGGTATTGGAGTGGAAAGAATCGCGATGTTAAAATATAATATTTCAGATATTAGATATTTTTTTGAAAATAATATTAATTTTTTAAAACAATTTAAAAAAGAGTGA